A window of Hippoglossus stenolepis isolate QCI-W04-F060 chromosome 16, HSTE1.2, whole genome shotgun sequence contains these coding sequences:
- the kcnh6a gene encoding potassium voltage-gated channel subfamily H member 6a isoform X3 — protein MPVRRGHVALQNTYLDTIIRKFDEQNRKFLIANAQMKNCGIIYCNEGFCQMFGFTRAEIMQQPCTCQFLVGPGTMKSALAQLAEALLGSEELKVEILYYAKEGTRRPCRVDIVPVKNEEGLVIMFILDFQELIDPTLKKSGLRQRVTQGWIYCQNRRLKMRLPVLRSMRQASLSKDQFEGVVVDYLQPDSEEFPLKEFRIPSKESCMQSETEALIEQDLDPPSPEAQSSTKHCALMTDRLDPGIAFPRGTGPRSCSKESVRSLRRASSLDDIEGMRAEWSSRPGDPQTTSNLKPSTLNSTSDSDLIRHRTIGRIPQVTLTFGSDRNRAASPTEIEIIAPSKIKDRTQNVTEKVTHVTQVLSLGADVLPEYKLQAPRIHKWTILHYSPFKAVWDWVILLLVIYTAIFTPYSAAFLLNEVEEQRRRTCGYTCNPLNVVDLVVDVMFIVDILINFRTTYVNHNDEVVSHPGHIAQHYFKGWFLIDIVAAIPFDLLIFRSGSEEPQTTTLIGLLKTARLLRLVRVARKLDRYSEYGAAVLFLLMCTFALIAHWLACIWYAIGNVERTGSLHIGGMKIGWLDNLADQIGKHYNDSDATSGPSIKDKYVTALYFTFSSLTSVGFGNVSPNTNPEKIFSICVMLIGSLMYASIFGNVSAIIQRLYSGTARYHTQMLRVKEFIRFHQIPGGLKQRLEEYFQHAWSYTNGIDMNAVLKGFPECLQADICLHLNRSLLQNCKAFRGANKGCLRALAMRFKTTHAPPGDTLVHSGDILTAVYFISRGSIEILRDDVVVAILGKNDIFGEPISLYGRPGKSSADVRALTYCDLHRILRDDLLEVLDMYPDFADMFWNNLEITFNLRDADRINQPTPSRDSECGYRRTRHRRSSLRRRNRPDGMDREDSYPDQSCTMANHHQSTMAGAHWDDLCSSTSICSQSSDEEMKPMGHSKGELYPPGGDTRDYPPAVVNILPHSGPSAEVGPPVDRGGPPFSAAAAEAAAPISMSGLYGYWPGSRPSEGQRQTSAVRASFHPPPCAEERPSELESRLELLQSQLNRLETRMTADINVILQLLQRQMAPVPPAYSAVSPSPHPTHPTTLYSTGPPTVHTVPPIQPVQIDSTASLLQSPDSDFEHKSKDSLSSGIHLTVASDDTMSMSPEADPPHLPSMDLATPQLSGIDKPPGLLCGSQRFPSLPEHLETSTEMQEIQRHVSDPVLPGS, from the exons ATGCCTGTGAGACGCGGTCATGTTGCGCTCCAGAACACCTACCTGGACACCATCATCAGGAAATTCGACGAGCAAA ATCGCAAGTTTCTGATCGCCAATGCTCAGATGAAGAACTGTGGCATCATCTACTGCAATGAAGGCTTCTGCCAGATGTTTGGCTTCACCAGGGCAGAGATCATGCAGCAGCCCTGCACCTGCCAGTTCCTGGTGGGGCCCGGCACCATGAAGAGCGCCCTGGCCCAGCTGGCAGAGGCCCTGCTCGGCTCTGAGGAGCTAAAGGTGGAGATCCTGTACTACGCCAAGGAAG GGACCCGCAGACCCTGTCGGGTGGACATTGTCCCTGTGAAAAATGAGGAAGGCCTTGTCATCATGTTCATCCTCGACTTCCAGGAGCTGATTGATCCCACACTCAAAAAATCTGGCCTCAGGCAGAGAGTAACCCAAGGATGGATTTACT GTCAGAATCGCCGGCTGAAGATGAGGCTGCCAGTGCTGCGTTCCATGCGACAGGCATCACTTTCCAAAGATCAGTTTGAAGGGGTCGTAGTGGACTACCTGCAG CCGGACAGCGAAGAGTTTCCTTTGAAAGAGTTTCGTATCCCATCCAAGGAGAGCTGCATGCAGTCTGAGACAGAAGCTCTGATAGAACAGGACCTGGATCCTCCGTCTCCTGAAGCCCAGTCCTCCACCAAGCACTGCGCCCTAATGACGGACCGCCTGGACCCCGGCATCGCCTTCCCCCGGGGGACTGGACCTCGGAGCTGCTCCAAGGAAAGTGTCCGCAGCCTCCGACGCGCCTCATCACTGGACGACATCGAAGGGATGAGGGCAGAGTGGAGCAGTCGACCCGGAGACCCTCAAACTACCAGCA ATCTGAAGCCCAGCACTCTGAACTCCACGTCAGACTCGGATTTGATAAGACACCGGACCATCGGCCGCATCCCTCAGGTTACCCTCACCTTCGGCTCAGATCGGAATAGAGCTGCTTCGCCCACGGAGATCGAAATCATCGCGCCTAGCAAGATAAAAGACCGCACCCAGAATGTCACCGAGAAGGTCACTCACGTCACACAG gtgttgTCCCTCGGTGCTGACGTGCTGCCAGAGTACAAGCTCCAGGCCCCACGCATCCACAAATGGACCATCCTGCACTACAGCCCATTCAAAGCGGTATGGGACTGGGTCATCCTGCTGCTGGTCATCTACACTGCAATCTTCACACCATACTCGGCTGCTTTCCTCCTCAACGAGGTGGAGGAACAGCGGAGGAGGACCTGCGGCTACACCTGCAACCCGCTCAACGTGGTGGACCTGGTGGTGGACGTCATGTTCATCGTGGACATTCTCATCAACTTCAGGACCACCTACGTCAACCACAACGACGAGGTGGTCAGCCACCCGGGACACATTGCACAGCACTACTTCAAGGGCTGGTTCCTCATCGACATCGTGGCCGCCATTCCCTTCGATCTGCTCATATTCCGCTCTGgatcagaggag CCCCAGACAaccactctgattggtttactGAAGACAGCCAGGCTGCTGAGGTTGGTGCGAGTGGCCAGGAAGCTGGACCGTTACTCTGAATATGGAGCCGCCGTCCTGTTCCTTCTCATGTGCACCTTTGCCCTCATCGCTCATTGGCTGGCCTGCATCTGGTACGCCATCGGCAACGTGGAGCGCACCGGCTCTCTGCACATCGGCGGCATGAAGATCGGCTGGCTGGACAACCTGGCTGACCAGATCGGCAAACACTACAACGACAGTGACGCGACCTCAGGCCCCTCCATCAAGGACAAGTATGTCACCGCTCTGTACTTCACCTTCAGCAGCTTGACCAGCGTGGGCTTTGGGAACGTCTCGCCAAACACCAACCCGGAGAAGATCTTCTCCATCTGTGTCATGCTCATTGGCT CTCTGATGTACGCCAGTATCTTCGGTAACGTGTCAGCCATTATCCAGAGGTTGTACTCGGGCACGGCCCGCTACCACACCCAGATGCTGCGGGTCAAAGAGTTCATACGTTTCCATCAGATCCCAGGAGGCCTGAAACAGAGGCTGGAGGAGTACTTCCAACACGCCTGGTCCTACACCAACGGCATCGACATGAATGCT GTTCTAAAGGGTTTCCCTGAGTGTCTGCAGGCTGACATCTGCCTCCATCTGAACCGCAGCTTGCTTCAGAACTGCAAGGCCTTTCGCGGCGCCAACAAGGGCTGCCTGCGCGCTTTGGCCATGCGATTCAAGACCACCCACGCTCCCCCGGGGGACACTCTGGTCCACAGTGGGGACATTCTCACCGCCGTCTACTTCATTTCCAGAGGGTCCATCGAGATCCTCAGGGACGACGTGGTGGTGGCAATACTGG GAAAGAACGACATCTTTGGTGAACCCATCAGTCTCTATGGCAGACCAGGGAAGTCCAGCGCTGACGTCAGAGCTCTGACTTACTGCGACCTGCACAGGATCCTGAGAGATGACCTGCTGGAAGTGCTGGACATGTATCCCGACTTTGCTGACATGTTCTGGAACAACTTGGAGATCACCTTCAACCTGAGAGAT GCAGACAGAATAAACCAGCCAACCCCGAGCAGGGACTCTGAATGTGGCTACCGCCGGACAAGGCATCGGAGAAGCTCCCTGCGGCGCCGAAACCGTCCAG ACGGGATGGACCGTGAAGACTCTTACCCCGATCAGTCCTGTACAATGGCAAACCACCACCAGAGCACGATGGCAGGAGCCCACTGggatgacctctgcagcagcaccagtATCTGTTCACAGTCTAGTGATGAGGAGATGAAGCCCATGGGACACAGCAAAGGGGAGCTGTACCCCCCTGGAGGTGACACCAGAGACTACCCCCCAGCAGTGGTCAACATCCTGCCTCACAGTGGACCCTCTGCTGAGGTGGGACCGCCCGTAGACCGCGGAGGACCACCGTTCTCAG cagcagcagcagaagcagcagcaccaATTAGCATGTCAGGGTTGTATGGCTACTGGCCGGGCAGCAGACCCTctgaaggacagagacagacgtcAGCAGTCAGGGCCAGCTTCCACCCACCGCCGTGCGCTGAAGAACGGCCCAGTGAGCTGGAATCCAGACTGGAGCTGCTGCAATCACAATTAAATCG GCTGGAGACGCGTATGACGGCAGATATCAACGtgatcctgcagctcctccagcgaCAGATGGCCCCGGTGCCTCCAGCCTACAGCGCCGTGTCCCCCAGCCCTCACCCAACTCACCCCACCACCCTGTACAGCACAGGGCCACCCACAGTTCACACTGTCCCCCCAATCCAGCCAGTACAGATCGACAGCACTGCCTCACTGCTGCAG AGTCCAGACTCTGACTTTGAGCACAAATCCAAGGACTCCCTGTCGAGTGGGATCCATCTCACTGTGGCCTCTGATGACACCATGTCAATGTCACCGGAGGCGGACCCACCACACCTGCCCAGCATGGACCTGGCCACTCCTCAACTGTCAGGGATCGACAAGCCTCCTGGACTGTTATGTGGCAGCCAGcgcttcccctccctccctgagcACCTGGAGACCTCCACCGAGATGCAGGAGATCCAGAGGCACGTCTCTGACCCTGTCTTGCCAGGCAGCTAG
- the kcnh6a gene encoding potassium voltage-gated channel subfamily H member 6a isoform X2, with product MPVRRGHVALQNTYLDTIIRKFDEQNRKFLIANAQMKNCGIIYCNEGFCQMFGFTRAEIMQQPCTCQFLVGPGTMKSALAQLAEALLGSEELKVEILYYAKEGTRRPCRVDIVPVKNEEGLVIMFILDFQELIDPTLKKSGLRQRVTQGWIYCQNRRLKMRLPVLRSMRQASLSKDQFEGVVVDYLQPDSEEFPLKEFRIPSKESCMQSETEALIEQDLDPPSPEAQSSTKHCALMTDRLDPGIAFPRGTGPRSCSKESVRSLRRASSLDDIEGMRAEWSSRPGDPQTTSNLKPSTLNSTSDSDLIRHRTIGRIPQVTLTFGSDRNRAASPTEIEIIAPSKIKDRTQNVTEKVTHVTQVLSLGADVLPEYKLQAPRIHKWTILHYSPFKAVWDWVILLLVIYTAIFTPYSAAFLLNEVEEQRRRTCGYTCNPLNVVDLVVDVMFIVDILINFRTTYVNHNDEVVSHPGHIAQHYFKGWFLIDIVAAIPFDLLIFRSGSEEPQTTTLIGLLKTARLLRLVRVARKLDRYSEYGAAVLFLLMCTFALIAHWLACIWYAIGNVERTGSLHIGGMKIGWLDNLADQIGKHYNDSDATSGPSIKDKYVTALYFTFSSLTSVGFGNVSPNTNPEKIFSICVMLIGSLMYASIFGNVSAIIQRLYSGTARYHTQMLRVKEFIRFHQIPGGLKQRLEEYFQHAWSYTNGIDMNAVLKGFPECLQADICLHLNRSLLQNCKAFRGANKGCLRALAMRFKTTHAPPGDTLVHSGDILTAVYFISRGSIEILRDDVVVAILGKNDIFGEPISLYGRPGKSSADVRALTYCDLHRILRDDLLEVLDMYPDFADMFWNNLEITFNLRDADRINQPTPSRDSECGYRRTRHRRSSLRRRNRPDGMDREDSYPDQSCTMANHHQSTMAGAHWDDLCSSTSICSQSSDEEMKPMGHSKGELYPPGGDTRDYPPAVVNILPHSGPSAEVGPPVDRGGPPFSAAAAAEAAAPISMSGLYGYWPGSRPSEGQRQTSAVRASFHPPPCAEERPSELESRLELLQSQLNRLETRMTADINVILQLLQRQMAPVPPAYSAVSPSPHPTHPTTLYSTGPPTVHTVPPIQPVQIDSTASLLQSPDSDFEHKSKDSLSSGIHLTVASDDTMSMSPEADPPHLPSMDLATPQLSGIDKPPGLLCGSQRFPSLPEHLETSTEMQEIQRHVSDPVLPGS from the exons ATGCCTGTGAGACGCGGTCATGTTGCGCTCCAGAACACCTACCTGGACACCATCATCAGGAAATTCGACGAGCAAA ATCGCAAGTTTCTGATCGCCAATGCTCAGATGAAGAACTGTGGCATCATCTACTGCAATGAAGGCTTCTGCCAGATGTTTGGCTTCACCAGGGCAGAGATCATGCAGCAGCCCTGCACCTGCCAGTTCCTGGTGGGGCCCGGCACCATGAAGAGCGCCCTGGCCCAGCTGGCAGAGGCCCTGCTCGGCTCTGAGGAGCTAAAGGTGGAGATCCTGTACTACGCCAAGGAAG GGACCCGCAGACCCTGTCGGGTGGACATTGTCCCTGTGAAAAATGAGGAAGGCCTTGTCATCATGTTCATCCTCGACTTCCAGGAGCTGATTGATCCCACACTCAAAAAATCTGGCCTCAGGCAGAGAGTAACCCAAGGATGGATTTACT GTCAGAATCGCCGGCTGAAGATGAGGCTGCCAGTGCTGCGTTCCATGCGACAGGCATCACTTTCCAAAGATCAGTTTGAAGGGGTCGTAGTGGACTACCTGCAG CCGGACAGCGAAGAGTTTCCTTTGAAAGAGTTTCGTATCCCATCCAAGGAGAGCTGCATGCAGTCTGAGACAGAAGCTCTGATAGAACAGGACCTGGATCCTCCGTCTCCTGAAGCCCAGTCCTCCACCAAGCACTGCGCCCTAATGACGGACCGCCTGGACCCCGGCATCGCCTTCCCCCGGGGGACTGGACCTCGGAGCTGCTCCAAGGAAAGTGTCCGCAGCCTCCGACGCGCCTCATCACTGGACGACATCGAAGGGATGAGGGCAGAGTGGAGCAGTCGACCCGGAGACCCTCAAACTACCAGCA ATCTGAAGCCCAGCACTCTGAACTCCACGTCAGACTCGGATTTGATAAGACACCGGACCATCGGCCGCATCCCTCAGGTTACCCTCACCTTCGGCTCAGATCGGAATAGAGCTGCTTCGCCCACGGAGATCGAAATCATCGCGCCTAGCAAGATAAAAGACCGCACCCAGAATGTCACCGAGAAGGTCACTCACGTCACACAG gtgttgTCCCTCGGTGCTGACGTGCTGCCAGAGTACAAGCTCCAGGCCCCACGCATCCACAAATGGACCATCCTGCACTACAGCCCATTCAAAGCGGTATGGGACTGGGTCATCCTGCTGCTGGTCATCTACACTGCAATCTTCACACCATACTCGGCTGCTTTCCTCCTCAACGAGGTGGAGGAACAGCGGAGGAGGACCTGCGGCTACACCTGCAACCCGCTCAACGTGGTGGACCTGGTGGTGGACGTCATGTTCATCGTGGACATTCTCATCAACTTCAGGACCACCTACGTCAACCACAACGACGAGGTGGTCAGCCACCCGGGACACATTGCACAGCACTACTTCAAGGGCTGGTTCCTCATCGACATCGTGGCCGCCATTCCCTTCGATCTGCTCATATTCCGCTCTGgatcagaggag CCCCAGACAaccactctgattggtttactGAAGACAGCCAGGCTGCTGAGGTTGGTGCGAGTGGCCAGGAAGCTGGACCGTTACTCTGAATATGGAGCCGCCGTCCTGTTCCTTCTCATGTGCACCTTTGCCCTCATCGCTCATTGGCTGGCCTGCATCTGGTACGCCATCGGCAACGTGGAGCGCACCGGCTCTCTGCACATCGGCGGCATGAAGATCGGCTGGCTGGACAACCTGGCTGACCAGATCGGCAAACACTACAACGACAGTGACGCGACCTCAGGCCCCTCCATCAAGGACAAGTATGTCACCGCTCTGTACTTCACCTTCAGCAGCTTGACCAGCGTGGGCTTTGGGAACGTCTCGCCAAACACCAACCCGGAGAAGATCTTCTCCATCTGTGTCATGCTCATTGGCT CTCTGATGTACGCCAGTATCTTCGGTAACGTGTCAGCCATTATCCAGAGGTTGTACTCGGGCACGGCCCGCTACCACACCCAGATGCTGCGGGTCAAAGAGTTCATACGTTTCCATCAGATCCCAGGAGGCCTGAAACAGAGGCTGGAGGAGTACTTCCAACACGCCTGGTCCTACACCAACGGCATCGACATGAATGCT GTTCTAAAGGGTTTCCCTGAGTGTCTGCAGGCTGACATCTGCCTCCATCTGAACCGCAGCTTGCTTCAGAACTGCAAGGCCTTTCGCGGCGCCAACAAGGGCTGCCTGCGCGCTTTGGCCATGCGATTCAAGACCACCCACGCTCCCCCGGGGGACACTCTGGTCCACAGTGGGGACATTCTCACCGCCGTCTACTTCATTTCCAGAGGGTCCATCGAGATCCTCAGGGACGACGTGGTGGTGGCAATACTGG GAAAGAACGACATCTTTGGTGAACCCATCAGTCTCTATGGCAGACCAGGGAAGTCCAGCGCTGACGTCAGAGCTCTGACTTACTGCGACCTGCACAGGATCCTGAGAGATGACCTGCTGGAAGTGCTGGACATGTATCCCGACTTTGCTGACATGTTCTGGAACAACTTGGAGATCACCTTCAACCTGAGAGAT GCAGACAGAATAAACCAGCCAACCCCGAGCAGGGACTCTGAATGTGGCTACCGCCGGACAAGGCATCGGAGAAGCTCCCTGCGGCGCCGAAACCGTCCAG ACGGGATGGACCGTGAAGACTCTTACCCCGATCAGTCCTGTACAATGGCAAACCACCACCAGAGCACGATGGCAGGAGCCCACTGggatgacctctgcagcagcaccagtATCTGTTCACAGTCTAGTGATGAGGAGATGAAGCCCATGGGACACAGCAAAGGGGAGCTGTACCCCCCTGGAGGTGACACCAGAGACTACCCCCCAGCAGTGGTCAACATCCTGCCTCACAGTGGACCCTCTGCTGAGGTGGGACCGCCCGTAGACCGCGGAGGACCACCGTTCTCAG cagcagcagcagcagaagcagcagcaccaATTAGCATGTCAGGGTTGTATGGCTACTGGCCGGGCAGCAGACCCTctgaaggacagagacagacgtcAGCAGTCAGGGCCAGCTTCCACCCACCGCCGTGCGCTGAAGAACGGCCCAGTGAGCTGGAATCCAGACTGGAGCTGCTGCAATCACAATTAAATCG GCTGGAGACGCGTATGACGGCAGATATCAACGtgatcctgcagctcctccagcgaCAGATGGCCCCGGTGCCTCCAGCCTACAGCGCCGTGTCCCCCAGCCCTCACCCAACTCACCCCACCACCCTGTACAGCACAGGGCCACCCACAGTTCACACTGTCCCCCCAATCCAGCCAGTACAGATCGACAGCACTGCCTCACTGCTGCAG AGTCCAGACTCTGACTTTGAGCACAAATCCAAGGACTCCCTGTCGAGTGGGATCCATCTCACTGTGGCCTCTGATGACACCATGTCAATGTCACCGGAGGCGGACCCACCACACCTGCCCAGCATGGACCTGGCCACTCCTCAACTGTCAGGGATCGACAAGCCTCCTGGACTGTTATGTGGCAGCCAGcgcttcccctccctccctgagcACCTGGAGACCTCCACCGAGATGCAGGAGATCCAGAGGCACGTCTCTGACCCTGTCTTGCCAGGCAGCTAG
- the kcnh6a gene encoding potassium voltage-gated channel subfamily H member 6a isoform X4, translating to MPVRRGHVALQNTYLDTIIRKFDEQNRKFLIANAQMKNCGIIYCNEGFCQMFGFTRAEIMQQPCTCQFLVGPGTMKSALAQLAEALLGSEELKVEILYYAKEGTRRPCRVDIVPVKNEEGLVIMFILDFQELIDPTLKKSGLRQRVTQGWIYCQNRRLKMRLPVLRSMRQASLSKDQFEGVVVDYLQPDSEEFPLKEFRIPSKESCMQSETEALIEQDLDPPSPEAQSSTKHCALMTDRLDPGIAFPRGTGPRSCSKESVRSLRRASSLDDIEGMRAEWSSRPGDPQTTSNLKPSTLNSTSDSDLIRHRTIGRIPQVTLTFGSDRNRAASPTEIEIIAPSKIKDRTQNVTEKVTHVTQVLSLGADVLPEYKLQAPRIHKWTILHYSPFKAVWDWVILLLVIYTAIFTPYSAAFLLNEVEEQRRRTCGYTCNPLNVVDLVVDVMFIVDILINFRTTYVNHNDEVVSHPGHIAQHYFKGWFLIDIVAAIPFDLLIFRSGSEEPQTTTLIGLLKTARLLRLVRVARKLDRYSEYGAAVLFLLMCTFALIAHWLACIWYAIGNVERTGSLHIGGMKIGWLDNLADQIGKHYNDSDATSGPSIKDKYVTALYFTFSSLTSVGFGNVSPNTNPEKIFSICVMLIGSLMYASIFGNVSAIIQRLYSGTARYHTQMLRVKEFIRFHQIPGGLKQRLEEYFQHAWSYTNGIDMNAVLKGFPECLQADICLHLNRSLLQNCKAFRGANKGCLRALAMRFKTTHAPPGDTLVHSGDILTAVYFISRGSIEILRDDVVVAILGKNDIFGEPISLYGRPGKSSADVRALTYCDLHRILRDDLLEVLDMYPDFADMFWNNLEITFNLRDADRINQPTPSRDSECGYRRTRHRRSSLRRRNRPDGMDREDSYPDQSCTMANHHQSTMAGAHWDDLCSSTSICSQSSDEEMKPMGHSKGELYPPGGDTRDYPPAVVNILPHSGPSAEVGPPVDRGGPPFSAAAEAAAPISMSGLYGYWPGSRPSEGQRQTSAVRASFHPPPCAEERPSELESRLELLQSQLNRLETRMTADINVILQLLQRQMAPVPPAYSAVSPSPHPTHPTTLYSTGPPTVHTVPPIQPVQIDSTASLLQSPDSDFEHKSKDSLSSGIHLTVASDDTMSMSPEADPPHLPSMDLATPQLSGIDKPPGLLCGSQRFPSLPEHLETSTEMQEIQRHVSDPVLPGS from the exons ATGCCTGTGAGACGCGGTCATGTTGCGCTCCAGAACACCTACCTGGACACCATCATCAGGAAATTCGACGAGCAAA ATCGCAAGTTTCTGATCGCCAATGCTCAGATGAAGAACTGTGGCATCATCTACTGCAATGAAGGCTTCTGCCAGATGTTTGGCTTCACCAGGGCAGAGATCATGCAGCAGCCCTGCACCTGCCAGTTCCTGGTGGGGCCCGGCACCATGAAGAGCGCCCTGGCCCAGCTGGCAGAGGCCCTGCTCGGCTCTGAGGAGCTAAAGGTGGAGATCCTGTACTACGCCAAGGAAG GGACCCGCAGACCCTGTCGGGTGGACATTGTCCCTGTGAAAAATGAGGAAGGCCTTGTCATCATGTTCATCCTCGACTTCCAGGAGCTGATTGATCCCACACTCAAAAAATCTGGCCTCAGGCAGAGAGTAACCCAAGGATGGATTTACT GTCAGAATCGCCGGCTGAAGATGAGGCTGCCAGTGCTGCGTTCCATGCGACAGGCATCACTTTCCAAAGATCAGTTTGAAGGGGTCGTAGTGGACTACCTGCAG CCGGACAGCGAAGAGTTTCCTTTGAAAGAGTTTCGTATCCCATCCAAGGAGAGCTGCATGCAGTCTGAGACAGAAGCTCTGATAGAACAGGACCTGGATCCTCCGTCTCCTGAAGCCCAGTCCTCCACCAAGCACTGCGCCCTAATGACGGACCGCCTGGACCCCGGCATCGCCTTCCCCCGGGGGACTGGACCTCGGAGCTGCTCCAAGGAAAGTGTCCGCAGCCTCCGACGCGCCTCATCACTGGACGACATCGAAGGGATGAGGGCAGAGTGGAGCAGTCGACCCGGAGACCCTCAAACTACCAGCA ATCTGAAGCCCAGCACTCTGAACTCCACGTCAGACTCGGATTTGATAAGACACCGGACCATCGGCCGCATCCCTCAGGTTACCCTCACCTTCGGCTCAGATCGGAATAGAGCTGCTTCGCCCACGGAGATCGAAATCATCGCGCCTAGCAAGATAAAAGACCGCACCCAGAATGTCACCGAGAAGGTCACTCACGTCACACAG gtgttgTCCCTCGGTGCTGACGTGCTGCCAGAGTACAAGCTCCAGGCCCCACGCATCCACAAATGGACCATCCTGCACTACAGCCCATTCAAAGCGGTATGGGACTGGGTCATCCTGCTGCTGGTCATCTACACTGCAATCTTCACACCATACTCGGCTGCTTTCCTCCTCAACGAGGTGGAGGAACAGCGGAGGAGGACCTGCGGCTACACCTGCAACCCGCTCAACGTGGTGGACCTGGTGGTGGACGTCATGTTCATCGTGGACATTCTCATCAACTTCAGGACCACCTACGTCAACCACAACGACGAGGTGGTCAGCCACCCGGGACACATTGCACAGCACTACTTCAAGGGCTGGTTCCTCATCGACATCGTGGCCGCCATTCCCTTCGATCTGCTCATATTCCGCTCTGgatcagaggag CCCCAGACAaccactctgattggtttactGAAGACAGCCAGGCTGCTGAGGTTGGTGCGAGTGGCCAGGAAGCTGGACCGTTACTCTGAATATGGAGCCGCCGTCCTGTTCCTTCTCATGTGCACCTTTGCCCTCATCGCTCATTGGCTGGCCTGCATCTGGTACGCCATCGGCAACGTGGAGCGCACCGGCTCTCTGCACATCGGCGGCATGAAGATCGGCTGGCTGGACAACCTGGCTGACCAGATCGGCAAACACTACAACGACAGTGACGCGACCTCAGGCCCCTCCATCAAGGACAAGTATGTCACCGCTCTGTACTTCACCTTCAGCAGCTTGACCAGCGTGGGCTTTGGGAACGTCTCGCCAAACACCAACCCGGAGAAGATCTTCTCCATCTGTGTCATGCTCATTGGCT CTCTGATGTACGCCAGTATCTTCGGTAACGTGTCAGCCATTATCCAGAGGTTGTACTCGGGCACGGCCCGCTACCACACCCAGATGCTGCGGGTCAAAGAGTTCATACGTTTCCATCAGATCCCAGGAGGCCTGAAACAGAGGCTGGAGGAGTACTTCCAACACGCCTGGTCCTACACCAACGGCATCGACATGAATGCT GTTCTAAAGGGTTTCCCTGAGTGTCTGCAGGCTGACATCTGCCTCCATCTGAACCGCAGCTTGCTTCAGAACTGCAAGGCCTTTCGCGGCGCCAACAAGGGCTGCCTGCGCGCTTTGGCCATGCGATTCAAGACCACCCACGCTCCCCCGGGGGACACTCTGGTCCACAGTGGGGACATTCTCACCGCCGTCTACTTCATTTCCAGAGGGTCCATCGAGATCCTCAGGGACGACGTGGTGGTGGCAATACTGG GAAAGAACGACATCTTTGGTGAACCCATCAGTCTCTATGGCAGACCAGGGAAGTCCAGCGCTGACGTCAGAGCTCTGACTTACTGCGACCTGCACAGGATCCTGAGAGATGACCTGCTGGAAGTGCTGGACATGTATCCCGACTTTGCTGACATGTTCTGGAACAACTTGGAGATCACCTTCAACCTGAGAGAT GCAGACAGAATAAACCAGCCAACCCCGAGCAGGGACTCTGAATGTGGCTACCGCCGGACAAGGCATCGGAGAAGCTCCCTGCGGCGCCGAAACCGTCCAG ACGGGATGGACCGTGAAGACTCTTACCCCGATCAGTCCTGTACAATGGCAAACCACCACCAGAGCACGATGGCAGGAGCCCACTGggatgacctctgcagcagcaccagtATCTGTTCACAGTCTAGTGATGAGGAGATGAAGCCCATGGGACACAGCAAAGGGGAGCTGTACCCCCCTGGAGGTGACACCAGAGACTACCCCCCAGCAGTGGTCAACATCCTGCCTCACAGTGGACCCTCTGCTGAGGTGGGACCGCCCGTAGACCGCGGAGGACCACCGTTCTCAG cagcagcagaagcagcagcaccaATTAGCATGTCAGGGTTGTATGGCTACTGGCCGGGCAGCAGACCCTctgaaggacagagacagacgtcAGCAGTCAGGGCCAGCTTCCACCCACCGCCGTGCGCTGAAGAACGGCCCAGTGAGCTGGAATCCAGACTGGAGCTGCTGCAATCACAATTAAATCG GCTGGAGACGCGTATGACGGCAGATATCAACGtgatcctgcagctcctccagcgaCAGATGGCCCCGGTGCCTCCAGCCTACAGCGCCGTGTCCCCCAGCCCTCACCCAACTCACCCCACCACCCTGTACAGCACAGGGCCACCCACAGTTCACACTGTCCCCCCAATCCAGCCAGTACAGATCGACAGCACTGCCTCACTGCTGCAG AGTCCAGACTCTGACTTTGAGCACAAATCCAAGGACTCCCTGTCGAGTGGGATCCATCTCACTGTGGCCTCTGATGACACCATGTCAATGTCACCGGAGGCGGACCCACCACACCTGCCCAGCATGGACCTGGCCACTCCTCAACTGTCAGGGATCGACAAGCCTCCTGGACTGTTATGTGGCAGCCAGcgcttcccctccctccctgagcACCTGGAGACCTCCACCGAGATGCAGGAGATCCAGAGGCACGTCTCTGACCCTGTCTTGCCAGGCAGCTAG